The sequence AGCATTTCTATCGCATGTTCACGTGCTTCTTTTTTTGACATTCCACGATGTAAACGCACGGTTTCTATAATTTGTTGGCCTACAGTAAACAGTGGATTAAGCGAAGTCATGGGTTCCTGAAAAATCATAGAAACCGAGTCACCCCGAATTTTGCGCATTTCTTTTTCCTTAAGCGGTACGATATCCTTACCTTTAAAAAGAATACGTCCACTTACTATTTTACCGGGAGGATTTGGAACCAGCTTTAATATCGACAGGGAAGTGACGCTTTTGCCGCAACCCGATTCTCCAACAATTCCCAGTACCTCGCCAGGATTAATATAAAGATCGACGCCATCAACAGCAGGAACCTCACCGCGGTCGGTAAAGAAATGGGTATGCAGATCTTCAATCTTCAGAATTGGCTGAATCAAGATGAACCCTCTCTTCTATTTAAAAATTGAACTAAGGTCAAATGGTCAAAAAAAGAAAACCTCTCCTATCACAGAGAGATATAATGACTCAAACCTAACATCAAATGAGAATATTAACGGTTTAAAGCAACAAAGTTGTTATTTAATGTATAACTTACTATATAAATCGGTGATGCACAAGAGCGATTTATCATAATAGCTAACACTATAGATTTTATATGATTTATTCCAGTTGGACATTATCCAAATAATGTTATTTATATAACATAAGCCATTTCTCCAATTGGTTCCTTAACGCTTCCCTGTAATACGAAGGCTCGATGATCTCTGCTTCCTCTTCAAATCTCATAACCCAGCGGACAAATCCTATATCCTGATCAATAGCTACCTTAAAATGGATATGCCTCGCCTGACGATCCACCTTATTCGGTTTGATGTCCATTTCCTCATCCTTAATTCTATCCATCATTCGTTCGGAAAACCTGACTTTGAACTCTACCTGTAGGCTATCCCGATCCAAAGACCATTTCTGCTTCATAAAAGCCTGCAAATCAAACTGCTGCTTGGAAAACCAGCGATTCAAGGGCTTCACACTCGAAAAATCGTTAATATGAAACGTTCGAATATCGCCGACACGATGACAAAAGCCGATGAGATGATACCGATTTTCCAATGGAACCAGACAATACGGGTCAATCTTAATCCCTTTCTCTTCATAAGCATTTTCACTATAATCCACCTGAATACTCTTCTGTTTCAGCAGCGCTGCCAGAATAGCAGTCAGAAAGGGTGGCTGCTCTACCTGGGAGTTGCTTCTTTCTGGCCAGATCGTCACTGCTTCTCTTTTAGCACTCTCCATCTTTTCTTCCCGTTCAGCCTTATGTTTGTATTCGGTCGCCAATACTTTTTCATAAGCGCTCTCAAAATCCATAGGCAATAAAGGTTTGATATCTTTCATAATGTTGAGAAGTTGTGAAAATGCATTGGACTCTTCTTCTGACCAGTCCAAGGGATAAAGTGCAAAATTCCCAATAAAAGCGTACCCCTTTCCGTGTCCTAGATGGGTAATGGGGATATGCATCGCGCTAAGTGCATCCATATCCCGGTATATCGTTCGCTCACTGTTGCCGCAGCGTTCTGCTAATTCACGCGCCAATATTCCTGGTTTGGCTTGAACTAGCGTAATGATGCGCATCATTCGGATTAATCGATCTGTCATATTCAATTCTCCTTGATATATGGTAAAATAGGCCCATTATTTTACGAAAAACTAGTCTTTTATATCTACGACTAGTGGTTTGATAACCGTGATTTATAATAATATAATAGAACTATTTTACTATATTACCACAATTAGATGTCACATTTTCCGCCACCCACTTTTACATAATGATGAAAAGTGTGATCATATGTATAATTCTAATTTTCGTTTCTGTGCATCACATGAGGCCCATTCTATATTGTATTTGTCCGACGGCTATATTGTCTCTTTGAAGTACAAATTCGCTCTGCCGATATAGTATTTCTGCTTCTTTAAGCAATAAATGATCTCCTGAACGAACCGCCAATAGCAGCAGCTTATCGGCATGGCGACGGAGCTTCTCGTGGGCTAGTAAGAGTTGACCCGTTTTCCGCAGCTCTACTGCATCTTCGAGCACTTTCTTTGTCTTCAATAATTCCAAATGTTTCTCTACATAAAAGCTGCTGGAGTCTTCCAGAACACTTGTATGATGAGTGTATTCCAGACCCAGTTTTTGTACAGGCAGTTCTCGTATACGTTCTCCCTGCCGCTGTTTATATTGCCACTGCAGCCAGAGGGCTTCATATCTGCCAGCAGGCATAGCAGTCAATGTAAATTCCAACACGACATAATTGCGTTGTCCAGATTGTAATTTACCTAGTTTGAGCAGCAGCGAACGCCCTTCCCCAGCTTCCACTCTGCAGCCATAACTTTGGCTGAACTTTACATGGGGTTCAAGCCAAATTCTCAGCTCGATTTCACGCGCAACTACCTTACGGCTTCTTTTCTGATATTCCACTTTTGCAGTGATCCCTTTCCACTCGACAAGCAAAGCTATATTTCGGGCTCCACCTGCAAAAATACGCTCTTTACTCCATGTAAATATGGGCTGGATACTTGCTTGCATATTTCCACCTCTTTCTTTTTTTGGGTCTTCTATTAATGTACCAATATTGGCGGACAACTCCTTGTCATGGAATATACGTTCGGCTTTATAATATCGACAAAAAAAGAGCCAACCTACTAAAAAAGTAGACTGCCTCTTGGGGCAAAATATTATTTTGTCTAATTTTGACGAAAGTCAGACAGCTATCTTAGCTGTTAACTTTGCTGACCTCGCCCTTAGCATCTTTGAAGAAGAACCCCAGTGCCCACTTGGCGCATAACAAAGAGAGTCCGAAAAACAATAGGGTCCATACTACGGCTGGCAGCGGTGTAAGTCTCGCAAGATTACTAGCATCTCCAGCACGATCTGGTGATATTATCGACAAAGACAGCAAATACAGAGTTCCTGTTACAGACTCTTCCAGTGTCAGAAAGGCCAGCAAGAGGTAATAGTATTTGCTAACCTTTTTCCAGAAGACCAGCATCGCAACATTCAGTACAATAAAACCACTTAACCAAAGAACACCGAAGCCACCACGCACATATAACAGCAGCATAATTAACGCCACTCCGGTGGCCAGTACCAGTCCCCATTGGTGTCGACCTTTGGCATATAAATAGAATAGCAACAGTGAAAATAATGAAGCTAGTGGATATCCAGCTAATGATACTAATATCGCCTTTCCTCCAGCTTGAATCGCAGAATACGTCACACCGCTATGATTAGCGTACAGCTCTATGCGCAGAACTTTACCCGAAAGCAGCAAGGTAACCAGCGCATGACCAAATTCATGAATCATCGTATCCAGATTGCGAAACAAGGACGAAAAAGGAATAAATCTCGTCAAAAGCGCTGAGCCGGCCAGAAATAATATGGTTTTGAGCCATTTATTCATTAAACCATCCCCTCCCGTCCAAAGTATACGACATTTCAAACCCTCTGCTCAATTAATCAGGAACATTGTCTTGTGCCAGAAGCTGTCGGACGCTGTCAAGCTATGATAAAATAAGGGTAATATAAGCCTATACTAGGTGGTGAAATTAATGAAAGAAAGTAGCTGTCGAAAGTTCATGAAACTATTAGGTTCGGCCCTGCTTCTGCTTGGAATATCTGCTGCCCTTCCGGTTCCTGCCGCCCACGCTAATTATTTCAATGATATATATAATGGACTGCAAAAATTCTCGGAGTTACCAAGTGACGTGAATCAATTACAGGAAAGTTACCGGCAGACAACAGAAGAGCTGCAGCAGACCAAAGACGAGCTTGGGAATACGCAAGATCAATTAGGTGAAACGTTGAAAGAGATGGATACGTATCGTACTCAGAATGCCGCCTTGCAGGAACAGAACCTCCAGTTGACCAAGGTGGTAGATGAATTAAGGGATGACCGTGTTGCACGCGAAAATTATTTGCACAAAATCAAGATGACCGTCTTTACTGGAATAGGCCTTGTATTAGGTTATTTTATTCTGACACGGTTGGTTCGTTTCGGTATGCGGCACCGTTCTAGAAGAGGAGATCGGCTGCGGTAATTGGCGGAACAACAAGGGGGATTGAGTATGAACGTCGATATCCAGGATGAAGGAGATAGCGGCAGTGGACA comes from Paenibacillus sp. 19GGS1-52 and encodes:
- a CDS encoding WYL domain-containing protein, coding for MTDRLIRMMRIITLVQAKPGILARELAERCGNSERTIYRDMDALSAMHIPITHLGHGKGYAFIGNFALYPLDWSEEESNAFSQLLNIMKDIKPLLPMDFESAYEKVLATEYKHKAEREEKMESAKREAVTIWPERSNSQVEQPPFLTAILAALLKQKSIQVDYSENAYEEKGIKIDPYCLVPLENRYHLIGFCHRVGDIRTFHINDFSSVKPLNRWFSKQQFDLQAFMKQKWSLDRDSLQVEFKVRFSERMMDRIKDEEMDIKPNKVDRQARHIHFKVAIDQDIGFVRWVMRFEEEAEIIEPSYYREALRNQLEKWLMLYK
- a CDS encoding M50 family metallopeptidase, translating into MNKWLKTILFLAGSALLTRFIPFSSLFRNLDTMIHEFGHALVTLLLSGKVLRIELYANHSGVTYSAIQAGGKAILVSLAGYPLASLFSLLLFYLYAKGRHQWGLVLATGVALIMLLLYVRGGFGVLWLSGFIVLNVAMLVFWKKVSKYYYLLLAFLTLEESVTGTLYLLSLSIISPDRAGDASNLARLTPLPAVVWTLLFFGLSLLCAKWALGFFFKDAKGEVSKVNS